The Fusobacterium sp. region AATTGGAGAATTGAAAAAAAGATTGGTAGACATGGGAATAACTGCTGGAGAAGTAATAAAACTGGAAAGAAATGCTCCATTGGGGGATCCACAGGAATATATAATAAAATCTACAGGTATAGCAATAAGAAAAGAAGATGCTAAAAATATTGAAGTTGAAAAGATAGAGGGGTAGATAGAAGATGATAAAATTAGCTTTTACAGGAAATCCAAATGTAGGGAAATCGGCACTTATCAATGCAATAGCAGGTTCAAAGCTTAAAGTAGGAAACTGGCCTGGAGTAACAGTAGAAAAGAAAGAAGCAATATTTAACTATAAAGGAGAGGAAATAAGACTTGTTGACCTTCCAGGAGTTTATAGTTTAAGTCCATATACTTTGGAAGAAAAAATAACAAGAGATTTTATTCTTGATGAAGATCCAGATGTAGTTATTAATGTAATTGATTCTACTAATTTAGAAAGAAATCTTTATTTAACTTATCTTATAAAAGAATTAGAAAAACCAACAATTATAGCTCTAAATTTTTATGATGAATTTACTAAATTAAATTATAAATTAAATTTAGAAGAATTTCAAGAATTAATAGAGTTAAAAGCTGTTCCAGTATCTGCTTTAAAAGGTACAGGAATTGAAGATTTACTAGATTCAATAATAGAACTAGCTGCTGAAAAAGGAAAAATAAAAAAATATTCACTTCCTTTTGATGATGGAATAATGAATGCAGTAAGAGATATAGAGAAAAAGATAACTTTAGATGAAAAATTTAAAAATATACTAAAGGAATTTCCAGCTGAATACCTTGCTATAAAATTAATAGAAAGGGATAGTCATTTAATAGAAAAACTTAAAAATAGATATGATATTAATTTAAGTGGTGTCTTTGAAGAAGAAATAGTTAAAATGGAAGAAAAATATGATAATGATAGTGAAACTATTTTAGCAGAAGGAAGATATGGAGCAGTTAATGGTATACTTGCTCGTACTTTTACTACCTCTATAAAATCAAGACTTGATTTTACAGATAAAGTGGATAAAATATTATTAAATAAAGTTTTTGGACTTCCTCTATTTTTATTG contains the following coding sequences:
- a CDS encoding FeoA family protein — its product is MKLCDLKNGEKAKIVKIGKIGELKKRLVDMGITAGEVIKLERNAPLGDPQEYIIKSTGIAIRKEDAKNIEVEKIEG